The Rhododendron vialii isolate Sample 1 chromosome 1a, ASM3025357v1 region ATACAATTATGATGCCCCAGGTGCTGCATATACCTTGAAATGGACATTTCATAACGATCTCGGCCTCGTATTTGTTGCTGTGTATCAGCGGATCCTCCATCTTTTGTAcgtggatgatttgcttgctaTGGTGAAGCGAGAATTCTCTGAGATTTATGATCCAAAGCGGACACTGTACAATGACTTTGATGATGTCTTTCAGCAGCTTAGGAAGGAGGCTGAGGCTAGAGCTGAAGAAATGAAAAAGTCAAAGCAGGTGAGTCAGCCTATAAGTAATAACATGGGTAAGAAGCAAGGGCAGGTGCAGAAGTCTGGAATTCAAGGagggaataaaaaaaagagcagTGGTGAATCTGGGAACGATGGCGAGGATGGTGAAAATTTAAAAGGTCGCAAGATTGAAAATGGTCATACCAATGGCAAAAATTTTGCAGCTGACAGGTTGCCCTCAATGGGCAATGTTAATGGTAAAGAGAACGTGAGCTCCAATAATGGGGCTTTTGATGTAAATAAGCTACAGAAGCTAAGAGCTAAAGGTTCGAAGAAAGTTGATACAGTTACTAACAAGAGTTCTAAAGAAGAGCCGAAGAAAAAGGTTACAAAAAAGAATAGGGTTTGGGATGATTCACCTAAGGAGTCAAAGTTGGATTTTACAGATCCGGTGGGTGAGAATGGGGATGATAATATGGTAGTTGTGGCAGCAGATGAAGGTGAGAGTATGATGGACAAAGATGAGATCGTTAGTAGTGATAGTGAGActgaagaagaggaggacgcGGGGAAGGACAGCAAGATTGAAACAAAGAAGAAAGGGTGGTTTTCTTCCATGTTCGAGAGGTAAATTGTTTTTCCCTATTTGTTCACCACGTGATAAATTTTGTCGATCTTGCATTGGCTACAGCAACCAAACAGTTAAAATTGTTTAAGATTTTCAAAGAACTTCATTTTACACTGAATAGTAGATGTTCTTAAAGTAGTTTTGATTTGTGAATCCATGATGTACATGGCACAGAGAGTGTATGGCTCTCTCTTGCACTCCCTTATCTTGTGAATGACGTTCTTACATTGCTACCAGTGGTGTTTTTGATCCTGGTTTTGTTGAggttcaaccatttttttttattacctcTGTATTTGGGGATTGTTGTAGTAAATTAGACCGTCTCTTTACAATGATaacataaagaagaaaatttattgtGACCTAGATACCGTACTATAGAAATGGTAGTTTGAAAACTCGATCAAAATTGTTAAATGTGATGCTGAGAAGTCGGGGGAAGTCTGTTTTCTGAACGTGTTTTTTTGCTCTAATAGGGGAAGAATTGTTGGACTCATGGTTGTGTGGATGATTTCGTTAACTATTGCATGAGTTTTAAGACTTAAGAGTGGTGCATTTAGTATCGATCATTCTTTGGATAATGACTAGTGATCTTCATGCATAGTTCGGACATACTTTTGATGCTAAAGTACCATTCAAGTCATCGATCAAGTTGTCGTTCCAAGTTTTAACTTCTACAAAAATGGCTGTTTTCCAGAATTTCTTTCCAATTGATCTAACTTTTAATACATAAATCACTTGTTTTCACGATTCTCTGTTCAGTATTGCTGGGAAAGCTAATTTAGAGAAGGCAGACCTTGAACCAGCTTTGAAGGCTCTCAAGGACAGGCTCATGACCAAGAATGTGGTATGCTTTCTGCTCTCTACTCCTTTTACTACTGCTGTTCCTTTTCCAGTACTTCTCTTTTCTTGTTGGTACTCGGTCCTgagttcttttttgtttagtaTTTTAAATAATACCTTGTATACTTAACGGGGAAAGAATGCCTAGTATGTTCATAGTGATTTTCATATTGTGAAACTCTCAGGCTGAGGAGATTGCTGAAAAGCTTTGTGAATCTGTGGCAGCAAGTTTGGAAGGTAAAAAGCTTGCTTCCTTTACAAGGATATCTTCAACAGTGCAGGTGAGTGGGTTGGTCGGTTAAATGTTATTTTGTTCATAATCCTTTCGACTGACTGCTCATTGTAGAGAATTTTCTTCTACTTTCTGAGTCGTGAAAAAACAGTACTAACTATTGGTAATTGATGTCTGCAGACAGCAATGGAAGAGGCACTTGTCCGGATTCTAACTCCTAGACGTTCTATTGACATTTTGAGGGATGTGCATGCTGCAAAGGAGCAAAGGAAACCATATGTGGTGGTTTTCGTTGGAGTTAACGGAGTTGGAAAATCTACCAATCTTGCCAAGGTTAAGCTTAGTAAATTAGGGTGTTTCTTtatcttttattattttctctatttgaagatgaaattttatctGATAGTTTGTGCTCCAATGGAAATTTGCAGGTAGCATACTGGCTTCAGCAGCATGACATAAAAGTCATGATGGCTGCATGTGACACATTCCGTTCTGGAGCTGTTGAACAGTTGCGGACTCATGCTCGTAGACTCCAGGTATACTTATGATGCAGAGTTCCATTTCTCTCTTGTATTGGGTCTCTTTGTTGGATTGAGATGTTATTCGCATTGGCAGAGCCATGTGAGGAGTGGGGGCATTTCACTTGTTAAAAATTGCGCTTTTACTGTTGAATTTACAGAGGTTTCTCAAAGTTGGCCCAAGTTTTTGAATGTCTTTAATTGTAATTTGCCCCTTCCATTGTATTTTACCAACACTCTACAACATTCTGCTCCACCCATTGTTATTTGAGAAGATTTCTGAAATAGTTCAAAATGAGCTTGGCCTTGGTAATTGACTTTGTAACTATGTGCCCTTGTTAGATCCCTATTTTTGAGAAGGGCTACGAAAAAGATCCTGCAATTGTAGCAAAGGAAGCTATTCAAGAGGCCACTCGAAATGGTTCAGATGTTGTTCTTGTTGATACTGCTGGTCGAATGCAGGTATTATGTTTGATACTTCTTCAATCGTCATAGTGTTGGTATTCTGCATTAAAGCTTGATATGCTGTCTGCTTCAAATGCTATTTTCGTAACCGGACTTTTAGGACCTGGGTTACAGCTTACAATTAAGCAGGTCTTCACATTATCTGAGCAAGGCTTGTTAATTGTAATGTTGAAccagaaaatatttttactttGGGTTCTGAATTTATCTTACACATTATCAAAATACAATTGGGTTTGTAAATTTGTACAACATTTTCCAGGATAATGAACCGTTAATGAGGGCACTGTCGAAGCTTATCTACCTCAACAGTCCAGATCTTGTCTTGTTTGTCGGGGAGGCACTGGTTGGGAATGATGCCGTAGATCAGTTAATGAAGTTCAATCAGGTTTAGTCTCTATGTCAAGGCTTTTCCCTTTTAGTCTGTAATCTTAGTTATCTCTTGTTGATTGAGCAacattttgtgatttttttcttccttcagAAATTAGCAGACCTCTCACCCTCTCCAAATCCAAGGCTGATTGACGGGATCCTGCTCACTAAGTTTGATACCATTGACGATAAGGTAAATAAATGTTTATGTTCTACAAGGTGTTAGAATTTAGCCATTTATGGGTGACCACCGGTTTCAATTGTCAATACTCAGCCTTCTAATCTTCAGGTTGGGGGTTTGATTTGAGGGTAATCACTTTGTGCAATTAATGCCACATGATATGTTTGCACCCATTTTGCCTCCCCCGTACACCCTTTAATGTATACTAAACCTGTAATTATTGAATGGTCCTGGGGGCCCATCACATTGTGGCCCCAACACCCTCCAGAATCAACCCACATGCGTAGTTGTTGGCCGCACATGAATGTGTGAACATGTGGCGATGCCTCAAGAGCTCCCTTTAATATTCCATACTAAACTTGACTTTCAACAATATTTGAATGCTTTAACTTCAACGTAGTACTTGATTGGGTGATAATGTAGGTTGGAGCAGCTCTATCAATGGTTTACGTATCTGGAGCTCCGGTCATGTTTGTTGGTTGTGGACAGTCGTATACAGATCTGAAAAAGCTCAATGTCAAGTCCATTGTCAAGACACTTCTTAAGTGAGAGAGTGCATTTGTGTTTATCTTCCTTTCGGTTGCTTCTGCTTGCTGTCCTGTTTGTTTTGAACATCTTTGTCAATGCTACAATTTGTATGCTCTTCCCCCTTGTGATCTGATTACTTTGATTCTGGTGGTGTATCATCAGTTGTTCCGTCAGGAACTTGGtggagtatttaatttgttctctctctctctctcaactttgACCTGTTCGTTTTAGATTCTACTTGGcaggaatgaaaaatttgtgtGTGAAAGAAGGCATTTGTTTCTCTCTATGTTTTCTCACTTGGGATGCTCTGAGGTGGGGCAATGTTC contains the following coding sequences:
- the LOC131303341 gene encoding uncharacterized protein LOC131303341, which codes for MLEQLLIFTRGGLILWTCKELGNALKGSPIDTLIRSCLLEERSGAASYNYDAPGAAYTLKWTFHNDLGLVFVAVYQRILHLLYVDDLLAMVKREFSEIYDPKRTLYNDFDDVFQQLRKEAEARAEEMKKSKQVSQPISNNMGKKQGQVQKSGIQGGNKKKSSGESGNDGEDGENLKGRKIENGHTNGKNFAADRLPSMGNVNGKENVSSNNGAFDVNKLQKLRAKGSKKVDTVTNKSSKEEPKKKVTKKNRVWDDSPKESKLDFTDPVGENGDDNMVVVAADEGESMMDKDEIVSSDSETEEEEDAGKDSKIETKKKGWFSSMFESIAGKANLEKADLEPALKALKDRLMTKNVAEEIAEKLCESVAASLEGKKLASFTRISSTVQTAMEEALVRILTPRRSIDILRDVHAAKEQRKPYVVVFVGVNGVGKSTNLAKVAYWLQQHDIKVMMAACDTFRSGAVEQLRTHARRLQIPIFEKGYEKDPAIVAKEAIQEATRNGSDVVLVDTAGRMQDNEPLMRALSKLIYLNSPDLVLFVGEALVGNDAVDQLMKFNQKLADLSPSPNPRLIDGILLTKFDTIDDKVGAALSMVYVSGAPVMFVGCGQSYTDLKKLNVKSIVKTLLK